One part of the Enterococcus sp. DIV1094 genome encodes these proteins:
- a CDS encoding 6-phospho-beta-glucosidase gives MGFRKDFLWGGATAANQCEGGYDEGGRGLANVDVVPIGPDRFPVITGQQKMFEFDDEHFYPAKEAIDMYHRYKEDIALFAEMGFKTYRLSIAWSRIFPMGDEKEPNEEGLKFYEDVFKECQKYGIEPLVTITHFDCPMHLIKEYGAWRSRELVGFYENLCHVIFNRYKGLVKYWLTFNEINMILHAPFMGAGLYFEEGDNVEQIKYQAAHHELLASAIATKIAHEVDPENKVGCMLAAGAYYPYSCKPEDVWASRQADRENYFFIDVQSRGEYPAYALKEMERQGIEIKMEPGDLELLKQHTVDFISFSYYSSRVSTTDPKLLEQTAGNIFESTKNPYLEASEWGWQIDPLGLRVTLNDIYDRYQKPLFIVENGLGAVDTPDENGYVVDDYRISYLASHIQAMKDAVELDGVDLLGYTTWGCIDLVSAGTGEMKKRYGFIYVDRDNEGNGTLKRTKKKSFDWYKQVIASNGENLANE, from the coding sequence ATGGGATTTAGAAAAGACTTTTTATGGGGTGGCGCAACAGCTGCCAATCAATGTGAAGGAGGATACGATGAAGGTGGGCGTGGTTTAGCGAATGTAGACGTCGTGCCAATCGGTCCAGATCGTTTTCCGGTGATCACTGGGCAACAAAAGATGTTTGAATTTGATGATGAACATTTTTATCCAGCAAAAGAAGCAATCGATATGTATCATCGTTACAAAGAAGATATCGCTCTTTTTGCAGAAATGGGCTTTAAAACGTATCGTCTATCGATTGCGTGGAGCCGAATTTTTCCAATGGGTGATGAGAAAGAGCCAAATGAAGAAGGCTTGAAATTCTATGAAGATGTCTTTAAAGAATGCCAGAAATATGGGATCGAACCATTAGTAACCATCACACACTTTGATTGTCCAATGCATTTGATCAAAGAATATGGCGCATGGCGTTCAAGAGAATTAGTTGGTTTTTATGAAAATCTTTGTCACGTGATTTTTAACCGCTACAAAGGATTAGTGAAATACTGGTTGACGTTCAATGAGATCAACATGATTTTACATGCACCATTCATGGGTGCTGGTTTGTATTTTGAAGAAGGCGACAACGTCGAACAAATCAAATATCAAGCTGCCCATCATGAATTGCTAGCGAGTGCAATCGCCACAAAGATTGCTCATGAAGTTGACCCTGAAAATAAAGTCGGTTGTATGTTAGCGGCGGGAGCTTATTATCCTTACTCATGCAAACCAGAAGATGTCTGGGCATCACGCCAAGCAGACCGTGAAAACTATTTCTTTATCGATGTACAATCAAGAGGGGAATACCCTGCGTATGCGCTAAAAGAAATGGAGCGACAAGGAATCGAGATCAAGATGGAACCAGGAGATTTAGAATTATTGAAACAACATACGGTTGATTTCATTTCGTTCTCTTATTATTCTTCTCGGGTCTCAACAACAGATCCTAAACTACTCGAACAAACAGCCGGAAATATTTTTGAATCAACGAAAAATCCTTATTTAGAAGCAAGTGAATGGGGCTGGCAAATTGATCCACTAGGGTTGCGTGTAACATTGAACGATATTTACGATCGTTATCAAAAACCATTGTTTATTGTCGAAAATGGGTTAGGTGCTGTGGATACTCCAGATGAGAATGGTTATGTTGTCGATGACTACCGCATTTCTTATCTTGCTTCACACATCCAAGCGATGAAAGATGCAGTTGAACTTGATGGTGTCGATCTTTTAGGTTACACGACTTGGGGTTGTATCGATCTAGTTTCTGCTGGAACTGGTGAAATGAAAAAACGCTACGGCTTTATCTATGTTGATCGTGACAATGAAGGCAATGGTACATTGAAACGAACAAAGAAAAAATCATTTGATTGGTACAAACAAGTGATTGCCTCAAATGGAGAAAACCTGGCGAACGAATAA